The Candidatus Accumulibacter similis genome has a segment encoding these proteins:
- a CDS encoding ABC transporter permease, with protein MLAYIIRRLLYALPILIGVNLITFALFFVVNTPDDMARMQLGVKRVTPEAIDRWKAERGYDKPLFFNDEASGSAMLSETIFFSKSVRMFVGDFGRAEDGRDIAREIVTRMGPSLAIALPTFIIGLLVSVSFALLLTFFRATYLDFWGVVLCVAMMSISGLFYIIGGQYLVSKLWKLVPISGYGGGLDAWKFVILPVLIGVVSGIGSSTRWYRTIFIEEIARDYVRTARAKGLAEAAVLFRHVLRNALIPILTGVVVVIPLLFMGSLLTESFFGIPGLGSYTIDAINAQDFAVVRAMVFIGSLLYIVGLILTDLSYTFVDPRIRFN; from the coding sequence ATGCTCGCCTACATCATCCGTCGCCTGCTCTATGCGCTGCCGATCCTCATCGGGGTGAACCTGATCACCTTTGCCCTGTTCTTCGTCGTCAATACCCCGGATGACATGGCGCGCATGCAACTCGGCGTCAAGCGCGTGACGCCCGAGGCGATCGACCGCTGGAAGGCGGAACGGGGCTACGACAAGCCGTTGTTCTTCAACGACGAGGCAAGCGGCAGCGCGATGCTGAGCGAGACGATCTTCTTCAGCAAGTCGGTGCGCATGTTTGTCGGCGACTTCGGTCGCGCCGAGGACGGCCGCGACATCGCGCGCGAGATCGTCACGCGCATGGGCCCGTCGCTGGCCATCGCCCTGCCGACCTTCATCATCGGCCTGCTGGTGAGCGTCTCCTTTGCCCTGCTGCTGACCTTTTTCCGCGCCACCTACCTCGACTTCTGGGGCGTCGTGCTGTGCGTCGCGATGATGTCGATCTCCGGTCTGTTCTACATCATCGGCGGCCAGTACCTGGTCAGCAAGCTGTGGAAGCTGGTGCCGATCTCGGGTTACGGCGGCGGTCTCGACGCCTGGAAGTTCGTCATCCTGCCGGTGCTGATCGGCGTCGTCTCGGGAATCGGTTCGTCGACGCGCTGGTACCGGACGATCTTCATCGAGGAGATCGCCCGCGACTACGTGCGCACGGCGCGCGCCAAGGGGCTGGCCGAGGCCGCCGTGCTGTTCCGGCACGTACTGCGCAACGCGCTGATCCCGATCCTCACCGGCGTCGTCGTCGTCATCCCGCTGCTCTTCATGGGCTCGCTGCTGACCGAGTCGTTCTTCGGCATTCCGGGTCTCGGAAGTTACACCATCGACGCGATCAACGCGCAGGATTTCGCCGTCGTCCGGGCGATGGTCTTCATCGGTTCGCTGCTCTACATCGTCGGGCTGATTCTCACCGACCTTTCCTACACCTTCGTCGATCCGCGGATACGCTTCAACTGA
- a CDS encoding nicotinate phosphoribosyltransferase translates to MAAPARGGKQGRWRIPRHGSQCDRRSGAAGRRRADRRRPAERLPARRQSRRSAWRRGRAGARRVRSALPRARSARTCHARLASGRSLLVPRAGRPVATALHCRHSGSRVCPRPLAAASRRRRLEGDRARSRGVLGICRHRPCAASAPGWLQAPFRRWAGDRILRPEYRSRRHRRRPGRRGAARRRARGERAGGRRCARTGPDVGAGRTHGRFRGVARVNPESLLLTDLYQFTMLQAYFARAMNETAVFEFFVRKLPEQRNFLVAAGLEQVLDHLENARFSADELDWLRDCGRFRPDFVASLADWHFSGDVDALPEGTLCFADEPLLRVIAPTREAQLVETRIINLLQFQTMIAAKAVRCVLAAAGRTLVDFGLRRSHGAEAGLLSARASHLAGFTGTATVLAGKRWGIPLFGTMAHSYIEAHDSESESFEHFARSQPAGSTLLIDTYDTEQAARKLLTLLPKLAAEGRQVNAVRIDSGDLGEHARRVRAILDAGGQAQVRILASGNLDEYGIRDLLQAGAPIDGFGVGTRMNTSADKPYLDCAYKLQEYAGTPRRKRSEGKLTWPGRKRICRRYHADGTMAGDTLTVVGDQQAAGDLLLPVMRNGRRLAPSPPLSAVRAHLRDELARLPEPLQRLAAAPPYPVTVAPALKQLAEAADRATGLQP, encoded by the coding sequence ATGGCGGCGCCGGCACGAGGCGGGAAGCAAGGGCGATGGAGGATTCCGCGGCATGGCAGTCAGTGCGACCGGCGATCTGGGGCTGCGGGCCGGCGACGCGCTGATCGTCGTCGACCTGCAGAACGACTTCCTGCCCGGCGGCAGTCTCGGCGTTCCGCATGGCGACGAGGTCGTGCAGGTGCTCGGCGAGTGCGTTCGGCGCTTCCTCGCGCGCGGTCTGCCCGTACTTGCCACGCGCGACTGGCATCCGGTCGATCACTGCTCGTTCCGCGCGCAGGGCGGCCCGTGGCCACCGCACTGCATTGCCGGCACAGCGGGAGCCGAGTTTGCCCGCGACCTCTGGCTGCCGCCAGCCGTCGGCGTCGTCTCGAAGGCGACCGAGCGCGATCGCGAGGCGTACTCGGCATTTGCCGGCACCGACCTTGCGCAGCGTCTGCGCCGGGCTGGCTGCAAGCGCCTTTTCGTCGGTGGGCTGGCGACCGAATACTGCGTCCTGAGTACCGTTCGCGACGCCATCGGCGAAGGCCTGGCCGTCGTGGTGCTGCTCGACGCCGTGCGCGCGGTGAACGTGCAGGAGGACGACGGTGCGCGCGCACTGGCCCAGATGTCGGCGCTGGGCGCACGCATGGCCGTTTTCGAGGAGTTGCCCGAGTGAATCCGGAAAGCCTGCTGCTGACCGACCTCTACCAGTTCACCATGTTGCAGGCCTATTTCGCGCGCGCCATGAACGAGACGGCGGTATTCGAGTTCTTCGTCCGCAAGCTGCCGGAACAGCGCAACTTTCTCGTCGCCGCCGGCCTCGAACAGGTGCTCGACCATCTCGAGAACGCCCGTTTCTCGGCCGACGAACTGGACTGGCTGCGCGACTGCGGGCGTTTTCGCCCGGATTTCGTCGCTTCGCTCGCCGACTGGCACTTCAGCGGCGACGTCGATGCGCTGCCCGAAGGCACGCTGTGCTTCGCCGACGAGCCCCTGCTGCGCGTCATTGCGCCGACTCGCGAGGCGCAGCTCGTCGAAACGCGGATCATCAACCTCCTGCAATTCCAGACGATGATCGCAGCCAAGGCGGTCCGCTGTGTCCTCGCCGCCGCCGGCCGCACGCTCGTCGATTTCGGCCTGCGCCGATCGCATGGCGCCGAAGCCGGCCTCCTCTCAGCCCGCGCCAGCCATCTCGCCGGTTTCACCGGCACCGCGACGGTCCTCGCCGGGAAGCGCTGGGGAATTCCGCTCTTCGGTACGATGGCCCACTCGTACATCGAGGCGCATGACAGCGAAAGCGAGTCGTTCGAGCATTTTGCCCGCTCGCAACCCGCCGGCTCGACCTTGCTGATCGACACCTATGACACCGAGCAGGCGGCGCGCAAGCTCCTCACACTGCTCCCGAAGCTGGCGGCCGAAGGGCGGCAGGTCAACGCGGTCCGCATCGACAGCGGCGATCTCGGCGAACACGCACGGCGCGTGCGCGCCATCCTCGATGCTGGTGGACAGGCACAGGTGCGGATTCTGGCGAGCGGCAACCTCGACGAATACGGCATTCGCGACCTGCTGCAGGCGGGCGCACCGATCGACGGCTTCGGTGTCGGCACGCGCATGAACACCTCCGCCGACAAACCCTATCTCGACTGCGCCTACAAGCTGCAGGAGTATGCCGGGACACCACGCCGCAAGCGATCGGAAGGCAAGCTGACCTGGCCCGGTCGCAAGCGGATCTGCCGCCGCTACCATGCCGACGGGACGATGGCGGGCGACACCCTGACGGTCGTCGGCGACCAGCAGGCGGCGGGCGATCTCCTGCTGCCGGTGATGCGCAACGGGCGGCGACTCGCTCCCTCGCCCCCGCTCAGCGCCGTGCGCGCGCACTTGCGCGACGAACTCGCCCGCCTGCCCGAACCGCTGCAACGCCTGGCAGCCGCACCACCCTATCCGGTGACCGTCGCGCCTGCCCTGAAGCAGCTCGCCGAAGCTGCCGACCGCGCGACTGGCCTGCAACCCTGA
- a CDS encoding class I SAM-dependent methyltransferase → MNNEESSRQRLLEINRQQAEFYEHDLYVQRDRQSLPVRIWGAVRDSLHRFRQETGIGSAADDLHQVWLGDLAGSKVLDLGVGCGNALSIDIARRCREYHAIDLSERLAASFQQALLAEGLQHARSYRADFLADDFAERDFDIIYALGVAHHFEDFDLFLATAQQRLKPGGRMITYDPLNTFWASRLLRAIFRPFQNDAAWEWPFERRNFELIGRRFRIEAVQGTLGRSKWAFPLLALNPRWAIRRGRRAHLRDLAECNRIAPPLFGCLHVTMCLVRE, encoded by the coding sequence ATGAACAACGAAGAATCGTCACGGCAGCGGCTGCTCGAGATCAATCGCCAGCAGGCCGAGTTCTACGAGCACGACCTGTACGTGCAGCGCGACCGGCAGAGCCTGCCGGTGCGCATCTGGGGCGCGGTGCGCGACAGCCTGCACCGCTTCCGCCAGGAAACCGGAATCGGCAGTGCGGCGGACGATCTGCACCAGGTGTGGCTCGGCGACCTGGCGGGCAGCAAGGTCCTCGACCTCGGCGTCGGTTGCGGCAACGCGCTGTCGATCGATATCGCCCGGCGCTGTCGCGAGTACCACGCGATCGACCTCAGCGAGCGGCTGGCGGCGAGCTTCCAGCAGGCACTGCTGGCGGAGGGTCTGCAGCATGCGCGTTCGTATCGCGCCGACTTCCTTGCCGACGACTTCGCCGAGCGGGACTTCGACATCATCTACGCGCTCGGGGTCGCCCACCATTTCGAGGATTTCGACCTGTTCCTGGCGACCGCGCAGCAGCGGCTGAAGCCCGGCGGCAGGATGATCACCTACGATCCGCTGAACACCTTCTGGGCGTCACGGCTGCTGCGGGCGATTTTCCGGCCGTTCCAGAACGACGCCGCCTGGGAGTGGCCGTTCGAGCGCAGGAACTTCGAGCTGATCGGCAGGCGGTTTCGCATCGAGGCGGTGCAGGGGACGCTCGGCCGCTCGAAATGGGCTTTCCCGCTGCTCGCGCTCAACCCGCGGTGGGCGATTCGCCGCGGCCGCCGGGCGCACCTTCGCGATCTGGCGGAATGCAACCGCATCGCACCACCGTTGTTCGGCTGCCTGCACGTGACGATGTGCCTCGTCCGCGAATGA
- a CDS encoding phosphoribosyltransferase, with protein MNQNTRFCIYDERQLEPVLDSMAARLAALLGNDDDIVLVGIRRRGAPLAERLAERLARRGVQPALRLELAVKRYGDDLSLLYPQTRLSEDTASTVADLDGRNVLVVDDVLYRGHSLLRVVQHLVQRGAARIVSAVLVDRGVSLLPIHADVAGLRLDMPAGSIVEVHVPPYEADFSIELVRPGA; from the coding sequence ATGAACCAGAATACCCGCTTCTGCATCTACGACGAACGGCAGCTCGAACCGGTACTGGACAGCATGGCGGCCCGCCTCGCCGCCTTGCTGGGCAACGACGACGACATCGTCCTCGTCGGCATCCGGCGCCGCGGCGCGCCGCTGGCCGAACGGCTTGCCGAACGTCTGGCCAGACGTGGTGTGCAGCCGGCGCTACGACTCGAGCTGGCCGTCAAACGCTACGGCGACGATCTGAGCCTGCTCTATCCGCAGACCCGGCTCAGCGAAGACACGGCATCGACCGTCGCCGATCTCGACGGACGGAACGTGCTCGTCGTCGATGACGTGCTCTACCGCGGTCATTCGCTGCTTCGTGTCGTCCAGCACCTGGTCCAACGCGGCGCCGCGCGGATCGTCAGCGCAGTCCTCGTCGATCGCGGTGTCAGCCTGCTGCCGATCCATGCCGACGTCGCCGGCCTGCGACTCGACATGCCCGCGGGCTCGATCGTCGAAGTTCACGTGCCACCCTACGAGGCCGACTTCTCGATCGAACTGGTGCGTCCGGGCGCCTAG
- a CDS encoding ABC transporter substrate-binding protein: MPRFRRALLSIVALLLCACGSEQNDPYPRAERGRNILYAAFTERPKHLDPVQSYTEDEITFTAQIYEPPLQYHYLKRPYTLIPLTSEAVPVPRYFDASGRELPADAPAAAIAVSVYEIRIRPGIRYQPHPAFALDAAGEPLYRASDREQLRGIDRLGDFAHSGSRELTADDYIYEIKRLAHPRLHSPIFSMMAERIVGLRELGAALQEEAKKLPAGAWIDLDRFPLTGVSRVDRHTYRISLHGKYPQFVYWLAMPFFAPVPREVDRFYHQPGMAEKNLTLDWYPVGTGPFMLTRNNPNSRMVLERNPNFHGETYPCEGEPGDAAAGLLADCGRPLPFIEQAVYSREKESIPYWNKFLQGYYDASGISSDSFDQAVRLAVGGDVQLTDEMRDKGISLLTSVRASIFYMGFNMLDPVVGGLGEEATKLRQALSIAIDQEEFISIFMNGRGIPATSPLPPGIFGYVEGREGINPVVYDWVDGRAQRKPLAEARRLLAEAGWPNGRHAGSGEPLVLNLDTTTGGMGEKSRLDWLTRQFARLDIQLVVRSTDFNRFQEKIRKGAVQLYYLGWNADYPDPENFLFLLAGSEGKLAKAGENASNYANPEFDRLFEQMKNLESDGPRAAERLAIIRQAIALLQHDAPWIYGFHPKSYTLGQVWLRNRKPTDVGNNILKYQRIDVAERQRLRQEWNRPVLWPLALLAALLLALVLPAAIGYRRRERGTAR, encoded by the coding sequence ATGCCCCGTTTTCGTCGTGCCCTGCTGTCGATCGTCGCACTGCTGCTGTGTGCCTGCGGCAGCGAGCAGAACGATCCGTACCCACGCGCCGAGCGCGGCCGGAACATCCTCTACGCCGCGTTCACCGAGCGTCCCAAGCATCTCGATCCGGTGCAGTCCTACACCGAGGACGAGATCACGTTCACGGCGCAGATCTACGAGCCGCCATTGCAGTACCACTACCTGAAGCGGCCGTATACGCTGATTCCGCTGACCAGCGAGGCGGTGCCGGTGCCGCGCTACTTCGACGCCAGCGGCCGCGAGCTGCCGGCCGACGCGCCGGCGGCGGCGATCGCCGTCAGCGTCTACGAGATCCGCATCCGCCCGGGAATCCGCTACCAGCCGCATCCGGCTTTCGCGCTGGATGCCGCCGGCGAGCCCCTGTACCGCGCCAGCGATCGCGAGCAGCTGCGCGGCATCGACAGGCTGGGCGACTTCGCGCACAGCGGCAGCCGCGAGCTGACCGCCGACGACTACATCTACGAGATCAAGCGGCTGGCACACCCGCGGCTGCATTCGCCGATCTTCAGCATGATGGCCGAGCGCATCGTCGGCCTGCGCGAGCTGGGGGCGGCGCTGCAGGAGGAGGCGAAGAAGCTGCCGGCCGGCGCCTGGATCGACCTCGACCGCTTTCCGCTCACCGGCGTCAGCCGCGTCGACCGGCACACCTACCGCATCAGTCTGCACGGCAAGTATCCGCAGTTCGTATATTGGCTGGCGATGCCCTTCTTTGCCCCGGTGCCGCGCGAGGTCGACCGTTTTTACCACCAGCCGGGAATGGCGGAGAAGAACCTCACGCTCGACTGGTATCCGGTCGGTACGGGGCCGTTCATGCTGACGCGGAACAACCCGAACAGCCGCATGGTGCTCGAGCGCAACCCGAACTTCCACGGCGAGACCTATCCCTGCGAGGGCGAGCCGGGCGACGCGGCGGCGGGGCTGCTCGCCGACTGCGGCAGGCCGCTGCCGTTCATCGAGCAGGCGGTGTATTCGCGCGAGAAGGAGAGCATCCCGTACTGGAACAAGTTCCTGCAGGGCTATTACGATGCCTCCGGGATTTCCTCCGACAGCTTCGACCAGGCGGTGCGGCTGGCGGTCGGCGGTGACGTGCAGTTGACCGACGAGATGCGCGACAAGGGGATCAGTCTGCTGACGAGCGTGCGCGCGTCGATCTTCTACATGGGTTTCAACATGCTCGACCCGGTCGTCGGTGGCCTTGGCGAAGAGGCGACGAAGCTGCGGCAGGCGCTGTCGATCGCCATCGACCAGGAGGAGTTCATCTCGATCTTCATGAACGGCCGCGGCATCCCGGCGACGAGCCCGCTGCCGCCGGGCATCTTCGGTTACGTCGAGGGCCGCGAGGGGATCAATCCGGTGGTCTACGACTGGGTCGACGGGCGCGCGCAGCGCAAGCCGCTGGCGGAAGCGAGGCGGCTGCTGGCCGAGGCCGGCTGGCCGAACGGGCGCCACGCCGGCAGCGGCGAACCGCTGGTGCTCAACCTCGACACGACGACCGGCGGCATGGGCGAGAAGTCGCGCCTCGACTGGCTGACACGGCAGTTCGCCCGGCTCGACATCCAGCTCGTCGTTCGTTCGACCGACTTCAACCGCTTCCAGGAGAAGATCCGCAAGGGCGCGGTTCAGCTCTACTACCTCGGCTGGAACGCCGACTACCCGGATCCGGAGAACTTCCTCTTCCTGCTCGCCGGCAGCGAGGGCAAGTTGGCGAAGGCCGGCGAGAACGCTTCGAACTACGCCAACCCGGAGTTCGACCGCCTCTTCGAACAGATGAAGAATCTCGAGAGCGATGGACCCCGCGCTGCCGAGCGGCTGGCGATCATCCGCCAGGCGATCGCGCTGCTGCAGCATGACGCGCCCTGGATCTACGGCTTCCATCCGAAGAGCTACACGCTCGGCCAGGTCTGGCTGCGCAACCGCAAGCCGACCGATGTCGGCAACAACATCCTCAAGTACCAGCGCATCGATGTCGCCGAGCGGCAGCGCCTGCGGCAGGAGTGGAACCGGCCGGTACTCTGGCCGCTGGCGCTGCTCGCCGCGTTGCTGCTGGCGCTGGTGCTGCCGGCGGCGATCGGCTATCGCCGCCGCGAACGCGGGACGGCCCGCTGA
- a CDS encoding ABC transporter permease — MSFLPVILWSDVLIWSLLLLAAGLGWLSGRNPLWRTAWQRVGRSRAGMASATLLLAFAVVGLLDSLHYRPRLAADDGQRAPAQPAAYAVEVLSLLDALLTPLRTRNEKTYSEPLATRAHAKETIEVRGSDGRLQQTRDHPRLRYGGAHLGADEERRDADVAGRVLRALGLALLAWAAVAVAVCGGVARAQGSGWRQAWRRLWRSDGDFAWSAVLAALAALLLLAMPVALLATDYHVFGTDKVGQDVLYQVLKSVRTALVIGLVTTLVMLPLSVLLGVLAGYFRGWVDDLIQYLYTTLSSIPGVLLIAAAVLMMQVLIDTHPQWFATAAERADLRLLALCFILGVTSWTGLCRLLRGETLKLRELEYIQAAQAFGVSSLRIIGRHIVPNLMHIVTIALVMDFSSLVLAEAVLSYVGIGVDPTMISFGTMINNARLELAREPMVWWSLSAAFCFMFSLVLAANLFADAVRDAFDPRLAGAP; from the coding sequence ATGTCCTTCCTGCCCGTCATCCTCTGGTCCGATGTGCTGATCTGGTCGCTGCTGCTGCTGGCCGCCGGGCTCGGCTGGCTGTCGGGGCGCAATCCGTTGTGGCGCACGGCCTGGCAGCGCGTTGGCCGCAGCCGGGCGGGAATGGCGTCGGCGACGCTGCTGCTCGCCTTCGCGGTCGTCGGCCTGCTCGATTCGCTGCATTATCGACCGCGCCTGGCGGCTGACGACGGGCAGCGGGCGCCGGCGCAGCCGGCGGCATACGCGGTCGAGGTGCTGTCGCTGCTCGACGCGCTGCTGACGCCGCTGCGCACGCGCAACGAGAAGACTTACTCGGAGCCGCTGGCGACGCGCGCGCACGCCAAGGAAACGATCGAGGTGCGCGGCAGCGACGGCCGCCTGCAGCAGACGCGCGACCATCCCCGGCTGCGCTACGGCGGTGCCCACCTCGGGGCGGACGAGGAACGGCGTGATGCCGATGTCGCCGGGCGTGTGCTGCGGGCGCTGGGCCTGGCGCTGCTCGCCTGGGCGGCGGTCGCGGTCGCCGTCTGCGGTGGCGTCGCGCGCGCGCAGGGCAGTGGTTGGCGGCAGGCATGGCGGCGACTCTGGCGCAGCGACGGCGATTTCGCCTGGAGCGCGGTCCTGGCGGCGCTCGCCGCGCTGCTGCTGCTGGCGATGCCGGTGGCGCTGCTGGCGACCGACTACCATGTCTTCGGCACCGACAAGGTCGGTCAGGACGTCCTCTATCAGGTGCTGAAGAGCGTCCGCACGGCGCTCGTCATCGGCCTCGTGACGACGCTGGTGATGCTGCCGCTGTCGGTCCTGCTCGGCGTCCTGGCCGGCTACTTCCGTGGCTGGGTCGACGACCTCATCCAGTACCTGTATACGACGCTGAGCTCGATTCCCGGCGTGCTGCTGATCGCCGCTGCCGTGCTGATGATGCAGGTGCTGATCGACACCCATCCCCAGTGGTTCGCCACCGCCGCCGAACGCGCCGACCTGCGTCTGCTGGCCCTCTGCTTCATTCTCGGCGTCACCAGCTGGACCGGGCTTTGCCGTCTGCTGCGCGGCGAGACGCTGAAGCTGCGCGAACTCGAGTACATCCAGGCGGCGCAGGCCTTCGGCGTTTCCAGCCTGCGCATCATCGGCCGGCATATCGTGCCGAACCTCATGCACATCGTCACCATCGCGCTGGTGATGGATTTTTCCAGCCTGGTGCTGGCCGAGGCGGTGCTTTCCTACGTCGGCATCGGCGTCGACCCGACGATGATCAGCTTCGGCACGATGATCAACAATGCCCGCCTCGAACTGGCGCGCGAGCCGATGGTCTGGTGGTCGCTGTCGGCGGCGTTCTGCTTCATGTTTTCGCTCGTGCTGGCGGCGAACCTCTTCGCCGATGCCGTGCGCGACGCCTTCGACCCGCGTCTCGCGGGTGCGCCATGA
- the fabI gene encoding enoyl-ACP reductase FabI produces the protein MGFLADKRILITGVLSKHSIAYGIARACHREGARLAFTYQNERFKDRLTKFAAEFGSNLIYPCDVSEDAEIEQLFADLGQQWDGLDGLVHSIAYAPGEAIEGDFLDGITRDAFRIAHDVSSYSYPALAKAARPLLLRGHNPALLALSYLGAERTLPNYNTMGLAKASLEAATRYLAFCLGPQGIRANAISAGPIKTLAASGIGSFSRLLAYNAHNAPLRRNITIDEVGNAAAFMLSDLASGITGEIMYVDGGLNTTALGNPEPLPA, from the coding sequence ATGGGATTCCTCGCAGACAAGCGCATCCTGATCACCGGCGTGCTGTCGAAACACTCGATCGCCTACGGTATCGCCAGGGCCTGCCATCGGGAAGGTGCGCGGCTGGCTTTCACCTACCAGAACGAGCGCTTCAAGGATCGCCTGACGAAGTTCGCCGCCGAGTTCGGCAGCAACCTGATCTACCCCTGCGACGTCAGCGAAGACGCCGAGATCGAGCAGCTGTTCGCTGACCTGGGGCAGCAGTGGGATGGGCTCGACGGCCTCGTGCACTCGATCGCCTACGCCCCCGGTGAAGCGATCGAAGGCGACTTCCTCGACGGCATCACCCGTGACGCCTTCCGCATCGCGCACGACGTCTCCTCGTACAGCTACCCGGCGCTTGCCAAGGCCGCGCGGCCGCTGCTGTTGCGGGGCCACAACCCGGCCCTGCTCGCCCTCTCCTACCTCGGCGCCGAGCGCACCCTGCCCAATTACAACACCATGGGCCTCGCCAAGGCGAGCCTCGAGGCCGCCACGCGCTACCTCGCCTTCTGCCTCGGACCGCAGGGAATCCGCGCCAACGCCATCTCGGCCGGCCCGATCAAGACCCTCGCTGCCTCGGGCATCGGCAGCTTCTCCCGCCTGCTCGCCTACAACGCGCACAACGCCCCACTGCGGCGCAACATCACCATCGACGAGGTCGGCAACGCGGCCGCCTTCATGCTGTCCGATCTCGCCAGCGGCATCACCGGCGAGATCATGTACGTCGACGGCGGCCTCAACACCACCGCCCTCGGCAACCCGGAGCCGCTGCCCGCCTGA
- a CDS encoding amidohydrolase family protein, with product MESASFLPLRRLRRWTTSLWLVAAFAPPLAANPAAAAEAVLGVDGAGRLPIIDSHYHVVQGFDGADLLAVMDRNGVRLTGGAGGNNMPAMMALGQRFIRPAGQHPWKSTHRNLDATEFASPDTPAVQQMLTTIEGELRDRGARVIGEIHVNALTTAADPTSRFKVVADSGTLQALFALAARYGRPLNIHAQWNHPDTVRQVGALAASSPQARLIVSHCGSVSSAADMRRFFEQYPNTACDLSARGWPLQKNRYTVYDDRTLERDWQQLIEDHPDRFVVGVDLAGNPQDYEASVQAIRNGLLANLTPATAEKVAHGNAEAWFGLR from the coding sequence ATGGAATCCGCCTCATTCCTTCCCTTGCGGCGTCTCCGCCGCTGGACCACCTCCCTCTGGCTCGTTGCCGCCTTCGCGCCACCACTGGCAGCAAATCCGGCCGCCGCTGCCGAGGCTGTCCTCGGCGTCGACGGTGCCGGCAGGCTGCCGATCATCGACAGCCACTACCACGTCGTCCAGGGTTTCGACGGCGCCGATCTGCTGGCGGTGATGGACCGCAACGGCGTGCGCCTGACCGGCGGCGCCGGCGGCAACAACATGCCCGCGATGATGGCGCTGGGCCAGCGCTTCATCAGACCCGCGGGCCAGCATCCGTGGAAGAGTACGCACCGCAACCTCGACGCGACGGAGTTCGCCAGCCCCGACACCCCCGCCGTGCAGCAGATGCTGACCACCATCGAAGGCGAACTGCGTGACCGCGGCGCACGCGTCATCGGCGAGATCCACGTCAATGCGCTGACCACTGCCGCCGACCCGACCAGCCGCTTCAAGGTGGTGGCAGACAGCGGCACGCTGCAGGCGCTGTTCGCCCTCGCTGCCCGCTACGGCCGGCCACTCAACATCCATGCCCAATGGAACCACCCGGACACCGTCCGGCAGGTGGGCGCGCTGGCCGCGTCCAGCCCGCAGGCGCGGCTGATCGTGTCGCATTGCGGCAGCGTCTCTTCGGCAGCCGACATGCGCCGCTTTTTCGAGCAATACCCGAACACCGCCTGCGATCTCTCGGCGCGCGGCTGGCCGCTGCAGAAGAACCGCTACACCGTCTACGACGACCGCACGCTCGAGCGCGACTGGCAGCAACTGATCGAGGACCACCCCGACCGCTTCGTCGTCGGTGTCGACCTGGCCGGGAACCCGCAGGACTACGAGGCCAGCGTGCAGGCGATCCGCAACGGGCTGCTCGCCAACCTGACGCCGGCGACGGCCGAGAAGGTCGCGCACGGCAACGCCGAAGCCTGGTTCGGGCTGCGCTGA